The nucleotide sequence TGGCGTCCGTTGGCGAGCGTTTGCACCGCCTGGGAAAGGTTCTTCATCGTCTCGCCCAGTGCCTGGCCGTTGCCCTGCAGGTTGGCCGCGCCCACATCGATGAGGTCGGACAACGGCCCTTTGCTCGACAGCGACTTCGAGTTCGCACCCTGCGGTCCGAGCGCGACGTTGAGCTTGTTCAGGGCCGAGTAGATGTCGTCGAGCTCGACCGGTGACGCAGTCTGGTTCTGGGCGATCGAGGCACCGTTGCCCAGCACGGTGCACCTGCCCTGGCAGGAGGCGTAGTCGGCAACCTGGACGTAGCGGTCGGACACCAGTGACGGCGGGATGATCGCGGCCCGGACCACCTTGGCGTCGGCAGCGTAGGCGGGCAACCGCACCGAGCGGTCGTAGCGCATGGTCACGAGTACCCCGTCGCCGTCCGGTTTCACGGCCGTGATGGTGCCGATCTTCACCCCGTGCAGGCGGACGTCGGAGCCGGTGTACAGCCCAACCGCCCGCTCGAATCGAGCCGTCACCGTCTTGGTCGGCGAGGGGAGCAGGACGAAGATCGCTACTCCCACCACGATGGCGGCGACGAGGCCGATGGCCAGCAGCCTGGAAGCCTTCTTCGGCAGGACCGACCACCGCGAGTCAGCCCGGTCTGCAGGAACAGTCACGTCAGCCCCCGGTCCCAGCCGCGAGGCCGAACAACCCGACGGCGGTGAGGTTCTGGATGTAGGTGTCGAACCAACGGCCGTTGCCCAATGTGTTGGCGAAGACCCGGTAGAAGGGCGCCAGCAACGCCAGGGCGCGGTCGATGTTGTCGGAATTCTTCTGCAGAATCTGCAAAACCCCGTTGAGCTGATCGAGAGCGGGTTTCAGCGTCTTCTGGTTGTCGGCGACCAAGCCGCTGATCTGCAATGACAACGCCGAGGTGTTCAGGAACAGGGTGTGGATGGCCTGCTTGCGCAGGTCCAGCTCCTGTAACAGCAGGTTGCCGTCGCTGAGCAGCTTGGCGATCTGCGCGTCGCGGTCGGCGAGGACGCCGGTCACCTGGTTGGCTCGGGCCAGCAGGGTGCGCAGCGCCTGGTCCCGCGAGGCGATCGTGTTCGACAGCCGCGACAAACCCTTCAGAGTGGTACCGACATCGCCAGGGGTACCCGCGAAGGTCTGGGCAATCGTCTCCA is from Jatrophihabitans telluris and encodes:
- a CDS encoding MCE family protein; its protein translation is MTVPADRADSRWSVLPKKASRLLAIGLVAAIVVGVAIFVLLPSPTKTVTARFERAVGLYTGSDVRLHGVKIGTITAVKPDGDGVLVTMRYDRSVRLPAYAADAKVVRAAIIPPSLVSDRYVQVADYASCQGRCTVLGNGASIAQNQTASPVELDDIYSALNKLNVALGPQGANSKSLSSKGPLSDLIDVGAANLQGNGQALGETMKNLSQAVQTLANGRQDLFGTVKNLQLFTDTLAANDSQVRKFNDQLDSVTSELADERNSISEALKNLSAALSDIAAFIKTNGNSIHTDIVGLKNVTTTLNRQKSAINEILAVAPVAVSNLTHTYNPVSGTLDTRDNVGGLLDPSVICSVLDKQVGLPVIGGTVAQTCTAISKLLGGLPGIPGLSQPGTGNGSGVPGLPTIPGVNG